The Candidatus Nanohalococcus occultus genome contains a region encoding:
- a CDS encoding Sec-independent protein translocase subunit TatA/TatB produces the protein MPLLGPSELLLVAGAIVALVLGPKKLPELAGSLGESKKEFRKSMKEADEVTEALNSDEDES, from the coding sequence ATGCCTCTATTAGGTCCAAGTGAACTTTTGTTGGTGGCTGGAGCGATAGTTGCTTTGGTTTTAGGTCCGAAGAAACTTCCGGAGCTTGCGGGAAGTCTCGGTGAGTCGAAAAAGGAGTTTAGGAAATCGATGAAGGAAGCGGATGAGGTAACTGAAGCGCTTAACTCTGATGAAGACGAGAGCTGA
- a CDS encoding twin-arginine translocation signal domain-containing protein has protein sequence MSEKDLPDDIEQIIDRKVEEKLREREKAEQSSSVKASEKDTGSVSRRNFLKTLGLGAGALTFSSLVSGWSTFQPRTRGLSDIDADTVDGVNIYVQSSKPSDPDVNDIWFNI, from the coding sequence ATGAGTGAAAAAGATCTTCCGGATGATATAGAGCAGATAATTGATAGAAAGGTCGAGGAAAAGTTGAGGGAAAGAGAGAAGGCCGAGCAGTCGAGTTCGGTTAAGGCTTCTGAAAAGGATACAGGGAGTGTGTCGCGTAGAAATTTCTTGAAGACTTTGGGTTTGGGTGCTGGTGCTTTGACTTTTTCGTCTTTGGTTTCTGGTTGGAGTACTTTTCAGCCGCGGACTCGTGGTTTAAGTGATATTGACGCGGATACGGTTGATGGTGTTAATATTTATGTTCAGAGTTCAAAACCCTCTGATCCGGATGTCAATGATATCTGGTTTAATATATAG
- a CDS encoding twin-arginine translocation signal domain-containing protein — MSEKDLPDDIEEIIDRKVEERMKQEKQSDNLEADESSQQEKNEGISRRGFLKTLGLGAGALTFSSLVSGWSLIQPQNSGTSEIDADTVDGLHASEIGGHAPIYGDGSDGVVSRSTDGNIPASPIFATTYEIQNSVTRTATSPVSIIYATEEIIISGTLDASGVVTGSSGGAGGAGGNGSEGNDAGNPGDPGDEGAAGILHGAGIYGGDGGDGGGKGSEGSGGAGGLSPTRSMTDAEENRFNDFLSPRSMEPWKSIFEYSIIASSSGAGGGGGGGGESVSASGGDGGGGGKGGDTGGLVMLIAPKITINGVLDVSGTDGLDGSNGTDGSNYFNSTEGGGGGGGGGSGGSGGVVIAATRGPLDTTNIDLSKGVGGLGGEGGLGNDGNHGSPGQTGDDGVEGTVKVFN, encoded by the coding sequence ATGAGTGAAAAAGATCTTCCGGATGATATAGAGGAGATAATTGATAGAAAAGTCGAGGAACGTATGAAACAGGAAAAACAGTCAGATAACCTGGAAGCCGATGAGTCCTCACAACAGGAAAAGAACGAGGGTATCTCCCGTCGTGGCTTTTTGAAAACCCTTGGTCTTGGAGCCGGAGCCTTGACATTTTCCTCACTCGTATCCGGCTGGAGTCTTATCCAGCCACAAAACTCCGGAACAAGTGAAATAGATGCCGATACAGTTGATGGATTACATGCTAGTGAGATAGGAGGACATGCGCCCATATATGGAGATGGATCAGACGGAGTAGTTAGTAGATCGACAGATGGTAATATCCCTGCCTCGCCAATTTTTGCTACTACATATGAAATCCAAAATAGTGTAACCCGAACAGCAACCTCGCCCGTATCGATAATCTACGCAACAGAAGAAATTATCATTTCGGGAACTCTTGATGCATCCGGAGTTGTTACAGGTAGTTCTGGTGGTGCCGGGGGGGCCGGAGGTAATGGTTCAGAGGGGAACGACGCTGGAAACCCCGGAGATCCCGGAGATGAGGGCGCAGCTGGCATCCTACATGGTGCCGGTATATACGGTGGAGACGGCGGAGACGGCGGTGGCAAAGGTTCAGAAGGTAGTGGTGGCGCTGGCGGTTTATCGCCGACGAGATCCATGACGGACGCAGAAGAAAATCGATTCAACGATTTCCTCTCTCCGCGTTCTATGGAGCCGTGGAAATCGATATTCGAATATTCCATTATCGCTTCATCGTCTGGAGCTGGTGGCGGTGGCGGCGGCGGCGGTGAAAGCGTCTCCGCCTCCGGGGGTGATGGAGGAGGCGGTGGAAAGGGCGGCGATACTGGCGGACTCGTGATGCTAATCGCCCCTAAAATAACCATTAATGGAGTGCTTGATGTTTCTGGTACAGATGGACTTGACGGATCTAATGGAACAGACGGCTCAAATTACTTCAATTCGACTGAAGGCGGTGGCGGCGGTGGCGGTGGCGGCAGTGGTGGTTCTGGTGGAGTGGTCATAGCCGCAACCCGCGGACCACTTGATACGACGAACATTGATCTATCGAAAGGAGTCGGCGGTCTCGGTGGAGAGGGCGGGCTGGGAAACGACGGCAACCACGGCTCCCCTGGTCAAACCGGTGATGACGGTGTGGAGGGAACTGTCAAGGTTTTCAACTAA